A stretch of the Aegilops tauschii subsp. strangulata cultivar AL8/78 chromosome 4, Aet v6.0, whole genome shotgun sequence genome encodes the following:
- the LOC109766883 gene encoding probable cytokinin riboside 5'-monophosphate phosphoribohydrolase LOGL3, with product MSQASRFKRMCVFCGSSQGNKSSYHDAAIDLANQLVGGGIDLVYGGGSIGLMGLVSQAVYHGGRHVIGVIPKTLMTPEIVGEMVGEVRPVADMHQWKAEMARLSDAFIALPGGYGTLEELLEVITWAQLGIHHKPVGLLNVEGYYDSLLTFIDQAVEEGFINPAARRIIVSAPTAHKLMEKLEKYVPYYDMVATGLDWETDRLEF from the exons ATGAGTCAGGCGAGCAGATTCAAGCGGATGTGCGTCTTCTGCGGCAGCAGCCAGGGCAACAAGAGCAGCTACCACGACGCCGCCATCGACCTCGCCAACCAGCTC GTGGGTGGGGGCATCGACCTGGTCTACGGCGGCGGCAGCATCGGGCTGATGGGGCTCGTCTCCCAGGCCGTCTACCACGGCGGCAGGCACGTCATCGG GGTCATTCCCAAGACTCTCATGACACCCGAG ATCGTCGGGGAGATGGTGGGGGAGGTGAGGCCGGTGGCCGACATGCACCAGTGGAAGGCCGAGATGGCCAGGCTCTCGGACGCCTTCATAGCCCTGCCCG GAGGGTACGGGACGCTGGAGGAGCTGCTGGAGGTGATCACGTGGGCGCAGCTAGGAATCCATCACAAGCCG GTTGGTCTGCTGAACGTGGAGGGGTACTACGACTCGCTGCTCACCTTCATCGACCAGGCCGTGGAGGAAGGCTTCATcaaccccgccgcccgccgcatCATCGTCTCCGCCCCCACCGCCCACAAGCTCATGGAGAAGCTCGAG AAGTACGTGCCTTACTACGACATGGTCGCGACCGGGCTGGACTGGGAGACGGATCGCCTAGAGTTCTGA